The DNA region GGAAACTGCGCGGATACGCGGCGTATCTCGACCGTCGCACGTGGAGGACGGACCTGCGGGTGCTGCTCGAAACCGCGCGGGCCGTGGTGCGTCCGGCGAAAGCGCCGCCCCCCTCGATCGACGACATTCTGGCAGACCGCTTGCAGACTCGCCCGGATGCACGATGAACACGCGACCGCACTTCTCCCGCGCATTTCTCCGGCAGGTGCAGTTCGCGCTCGACTTCGTCATCCTCGCCGCCGCGTTCGTTCTCGCCAATGCGCTGCGCTTCGATTTTTCGTGGCGGTCTCCCGACGCGGCGGCGAGCTGGACCCAGCTCCCGCTCGTCGTCCTCATTCAGTTCTTCGCCCTCGTCTTCGCGGGCGTGTACCGGTTCATCTGGCGATACGTCGGGATCCGGGAAGGTCGGGCGTTCCTGCGGGCGGCGCTGCAATCCGCGGCGGTGCTCGCCGCGATCCGCTACTTCGCCCCGGACCGGCTCGCGATCTTCCGCGTGCCTCTCTCGGTCATCATCGCCGCCACCGCCTTCGCGTTCGGCGGCGTGCTCGCGGTGCGCGTCTTCCGGCGCGTCGTCTACGAGCGGCATCGGCACGAAGAGGACCGGCGCGCGCAATCGCCGTGCGAGAAGCACGCGGTGCTGCTCGTCGGCGCGGGTCAGGCGGGCGTGCTCGCTGCGCGCGAGATCTTCGGACGCGGCGACATGGACCTCGAGGTCAAGGGCTTCGTCGACGACGACGTCCGCAAGCTCGGCGCCGAGATCCACGGGATCCGCGTCCTCGGGGCGACGCGCGACATTCCGAGGCTCGTCCAGGCGCACGGCGTCGACCAGGTCGTGATCACGATCGCGCGCATCCGCCGGAGCGAGATCCTGCGGCTCCTCGATCTGTGCCGGTCGATCCCGGTGAAGGTGCGCATCATTCCGGGACTGTACGAGGTGCTCCAGGGGAAGGTGAAGGTCACCCGCATCCGCGACGTCCAGATCGAAGATCTCCTCGGCCGCGACCGGGTGCAGCTCGACGAGGGACAGATCGGCGAATTCCTGCGCGGACGCGCCGTGATGGTCACCGGCGCGGGCGGCTCGATCGGCTCCGAGCTCGTGCGCCAGATCGCGCGCTATCGTCCGTCGTGCCTCCTGCTCGTCGAGCGGGCCGAGTTCGCGCTCTTTTCCGTCGAGCGCGAGGCCGCCCGGCTCTTCCCCGAGGTCCGGGTCGTGCCGCTGATCGCCGACGTCGGGGACGAACCGCGCCTGCGCGGAATCTTCTCGGAGTACCGCCCGCAGGTCGTCCTCCACGCCGCCGCTCACAAGCACGTGCCGATGATGGAAAGCAACCCGGCCGAGGCGATCAAGAACAACGTCGGCGGGACGCGCGTTCTCGGGGAGCTCGCGGGCGAGTTCGGGGTCGAGGCGTTCGTCCTGATCTCGACGGACAAGGCCGTGCGGCCGACCTCCGTGATGGGCGCCTCCAAACGGATGGCCGAGCTCGTCGTTCAGGATCTCGCGAAGCGCTTCCCGACCCGGTTCCTCGCCGTCCGGTTCGGAAACGTGATGGGCTCCGTCGGTTCGGTCGTCCCGATCTTCCGGGAGCAGATCCGTCGCGGCGGTCCGGTCACCGTGACCCACCCGGAGATGAAGCGCTACTTCATGACGATCCCGGAAGCGACCCAGCTCGTGCTCCAGGCGGGCGCGATGGGCCGGGGCGGCGAGATCTTCGTCCTCGACATGGGGAAGCCCGTCCGCATCCTCGACATCGCCGAGCAGATGATCGCGTTGACGGGGCTCACGCCCTACGAGGACATGGAGATCGTGTTCACGGGGCTGCGCCCCGGCGAGAAGCTCTTCGAGGAGCTCGAGATGACCGACGAGAAGATGGAGAAGACCCGCCATCCGCGGATCTTCATCGGGCGTCTGGCGTCGTGGCCGCACGAGACCGTCGTTCGGGCGGTCGGCGAGCTCGAGCGGTTCGCGCGCGACGGGCGCGGGGACGCGATCCGCGAGCGCCTTTCCGGGCTGCTTCCCGAATCGAAGCTCGCGCCGCACTCTCCCGAGGAGTCGGGTCCGGCGGAGCCTCTCCGCCGCAACGTTTCGCCATTCCCGGCGATCGCGCGCGGCGACGCGCCGGCCGCCCTCGTCGGACGGCAGTTCCCGGGGTGAAAATGTTCCGATTCATCGGTCGCAGCGCTCTGGCGATCGCGGCTTCGGCCGCCATGGCATTGGCGGCGTCCGCCGCGCCCGACGCGGCACCGGCGCCGGCCGCTCCGGTCGCGCCGGGCGCCGGGCCGGCCGAAGTCTCGGAGCCGCGCGCCGTTCCGAGCGTCCCGTCCGCGCCGGAAGCCGACGCGGCGGCTTTCTACGCGTCTCGAATGACGATCGGAGAACGGACGCTCGAAG from Thermoanaerobaculia bacterium includes:
- a CDS encoding nucleoside-diphosphate sugar epimerase/dehydratase: MNTRPHFSRAFLRQVQFALDFVILAAAFVLANALRFDFSWRSPDAAASWTQLPLVVLIQFFALVFAGVYRFIWRYVGIREGRAFLRAALQSAAVLAAIRYFAPDRLAIFRVPLSVIIAATAFAFGGVLAVRVFRRVVYERHRHEEDRRAQSPCEKHAVLLVGAGQAGVLAAREIFGRGDMDLEVKGFVDDDVRKLGAEIHGIRVLGATRDIPRLVQAHGVDQVVITIARIRRSEILRLLDLCRSIPVKVRIIPGLYEVLQGKVKVTRIRDVQIEDLLGRDRVQLDEGQIGEFLRGRAVMVTGAGGSIGSELVRQIARYRPSCLLLVERAEFALFSVEREAARLFPEVRVVPLIADVGDEPRLRGIFSEYRPQVVLHAAAHKHVPMMESNPAEAIKNNVGGTRVLGELAGEFGVEAFVLISTDKAVRPTSVMGASKRMAELVVQDLAKRFPTRFLAVRFGNVMGSVGSVVPIFREQIRRGGPVTVTHPEMKRYFMTIPEATQLVLQAGAMGRGGEIFVLDMGKPVRILDIAEQMIALTGLTPYEDMEIVFTGLRPGEKLFEELEMTDEKMEKTRHPRIFIGRLASWPHETVVRAVGELERFARDGRGDAIRERLSGLLPESKLAPHSPEESGPAEPLRRNVSPFPAIARGDAPAALVGRQFPG